The DNA window GCAGCAAGCGCGGATGCATCACGTCGCCGCTCGTGCGGGCAAACACGACCGTCTCGCCTGCACTGTCGCCATTCTTCAGGCCAACCCGCGCAAACAGATTTGCCATCTGGTAATACTGCTTCTGCGTCCACTTCTCGAGCGGATGATTGTGGCAACGGGCGCAGGTGAGACGCTGGCCGAGGAAGGCCTGCGTCACATTCTCGGTGAGATCAATCGGATCCTTGTGCAGCACAAAGTAGTTCAGCGCGCCGTTCTGCCGGGTGCTGCCGCTTGAAGTCAGAAGCTCGGTCGCAAACTTGTCCCAGGGCTTGTTCTCTTTGACGCTCTCGCGAATCCAGTTGTAGAAACTCTGCGTGCCCACCGCGCCGAGCTTGCGCGAGCTCACCAGCATCAGGTCGCTCCACTTGTAGGCCCAGTAGTCGGTGAACTCGTCCTTTGCCAGAATCGTCTCGATCAGCTTCGCGCGCTTATCGGGGCTCTTGTCGGCCAGAAAATTCTCCACCTCTTCGGCACTCGGCAGAATGCCCGCTGCGTCCAGATAGGCCCGGCGGATGAACATGTCATCGGGTGCAGGCGCGGACGGTTCCAGATTGATGGCCTTCAGCTTTGCCAGAACCAGCTTGTCAATGTAGTTGTTCTGCGAGAAGCGTTCATACTTCTCCGGCGCCACCGCATTCGCACTCGGCACGGCAACTCGCGCATAGAGCACTTTGCTCGAGTACCACAGCGTAATCGCTGCCTCGCCCTGGCCGGTCATCTTCACCCGGCCGGTGGCATCATCCACTTGCGCGACACCCTCGTCGTTCGAGCTGTACTTGGCCCAGCGCGTCACATCTTCAAAACGTCCATCGCTATAGCGGGCGCGCACTACCAGTTGCTGCTCGGAACCTGGCTTGAGCGCTGCGCTCTTCGGATAGACTTCGAGGCCCACGACTTCCGCATCCTTGGCGGAAGGAGCCACTGCCCCGGCTTCAATCCACTCGCGAATCACCCGGTACTCGAGCGAATCCTTCTTCAACAAACGGCCGCCCCCATGCGGAATCGCAAAGGACGCCTTCTGCAACAGCAGACTCTTCTCCGGATCGGAAAGCACCACCCGGCGGCCCTGGCTCTGGTGAGTCAAGGTGTCGTAATCTACTTCCGGATCGTAGCCGCGCAGGGTCAGCTTAAAGCCATTCTTGCCGGCGAGCGCTCCATGGCAAGCACCCTGGTTGCAACCGCGCTTGCTCAGCACTGGAATCACATGCTCGCGGAAACCCCAGGCAAAATTCGCACCGTAGTTTTTGACGTTCACCTGCGTTGTCGCCACCACGTCCCCAGACTTCGCCGTGATGGTCGCGACACC is part of the Bryobacter aggregatus MPL3 genome and encodes:
- a CDS encoding DUF1549 domain-containing protein — protein: MKRFLCGVLVSAGLWAAPAQLKLYPEKITLHSKESRQQMLAEATVGALQEDWTRTAQWSSSNPAVAEVDAAGMLTPKSDGVATITAKSGDVVATTQVNVKNYGANFAWGFREHVIPVLSKRGCNQGACHGALAGKNGFKLTLRGYDPEVDYDTLTHQSQGRRVVLSDPEKSLLLQKASFAIPHGGGRLLKKDSLEYRVIREWIEAGAVAPSAKDAEVVGLEVYPKSAALKPGSEQQLVVRARYSDGRFEDVTRWAKYSSNDEGVAQVDDATGRVKMTGQGEAAITLWYSSKVLYARVAVPSANAVAPEKYERFSQNNYIDKLVLAKLKAINLEPSAPAPDDMFIRRAYLDAAGILPSAEEVENFLADKSPDKRAKLIETILAKDEFTDYWAYKWSDLMLVSSRKLGAVGTQSFYNWIRESVKENKPWDKFATELLTSSGSTRQNGALNYFVLHKDPIDLTENVTQAFLGQRLTCARCHNHPLEKWTQKQYYQMANLFARVGLKNGDSAGETVVFARTSGDVMHPRLLRPLNPTPLDGAEMSLDSTEDRRVHFAKWLTSPKNQFFARNLVNRVFGNFMGRGLTDPIDDVRATNPASNEELFDALVQDFTKDFDVKRLIRTIMNSGTYQLSSEPNASNQNDGKYYSHYLLKRLPAEVLLDSMSQVTGVATSFDGFPAGTRALQLPDVQVKSEFLTVFGRPKRVICDAGERSSDPSIAQALHVINGETLNRKLMAKDGSVSLFLKLGISDQRMIEQVYLSAFGRYPKDSEKQRAAELLRSSRLAKGTTEALLQSRRQSAEDLMWALLTSKEFLFNQ